A single genomic interval of Nostoc commune NIES-4072 harbors:
- a CDS encoding DUF1338 domain-containing protein — MTNKIALNLWKLLWQEYSARVNHARTYEQMITAAGGTVANDHIAFRSLRLLVDSPQGQLNLGIDYLGQLVETLGYVAAGEYTFPQTHLYARYYRHPQQEELNLPKLFISELIVDELPANIAQLIFKTVSSIPYELTSPLTLLQKDGNIETIAQQLQQVFTRPWLPPVRSVVEEVNQVTQYGAWVLLHGYAVNHFTGYVNGQNTLEYPDIDTTADALANLGVPMKAEIEGNVACGLRQTATQAVTEMVTVLDDNSGTEIQIPWTYAYYEIAQRYLVEVESGKQILFDAFLGSNAQQLFEMTRLSK; from the coding sequence ATGACAAATAAAATAGCCCTTAATTTATGGAAATTACTTTGGCAAGAATACAGCGCCAGGGTAAATCATGCCCGTACCTACGAGCAAATGATTACTGCTGCGGGTGGGACTGTCGCCAATGACCACATCGCCTTTCGGTCTTTGCGTTTATTAGTAGATAGTCCACAGGGTCAACTTAACTTGGGAATTGACTATCTTGGGCAACTTGTAGAAACTTTAGGTTACGTGGCGGCTGGAGAATATACTTTTCCTCAAACTCATTTGTACGCCCGTTATTATCGTCATCCACAGCAAGAGGAATTAAACTTACCCAAGCTGTTTATCAGCGAGTTGATAGTCGATGAATTGCCTGCTAATATTGCTCAACTCATCTTTAAAACAGTATCTTCAATTCCATACGAACTAACTTCACCCCTTACTCTTCTACAAAAAGACGGGAACATTGAAACCATCGCCCAACAACTCCAGCAAGTATTTACTCGCCCTTGGCTACCTCCTGTGCGTTCTGTTGTTGAAGAGGTGAATCAAGTTACTCAGTATGGGGCTTGGGTATTGCTGCACGGTTACGCAGTCAACCACTTTACAGGCTACGTTAACGGCCAGAATACTCTAGAATATCCAGATATTGATACCACTGCCGATGCTTTGGCTAACCTGGGTGTACCGATGAAAGCAGAGATAGAAGGAAATGTTGCTTGTGGTTTGCGGCAAACTGCAACTCAAGCGGTCACAGAAATGGTGACAGTATTAGATGATAACAGTGGTACAGAAATTCAAATCCCTTGGACTTATGCCTATTATGAAATTGCCCAGCGCTATCTAGTAGAAGTGGAATCTGGAAAGCAGATACTTTTTGATGCTTTTTTAGGAAGTAATGCCCAGCAATTGTTTGAAATGACTCGTCTATCTAAATAG
- a CDS encoding M20 family metallopeptidase — MVSTFPNSSSVDLSRIRLAIRSLQPQLVEWRRRLHQQPELGFQEKLTAEFVSQKLQEWGIEHQTGIAQTGIVATIKGNQPPTPQVLAIRADMDALPIQELNEVPYKSQHDGVMHACGHDGHTAIALGTAYYLQQHRQDFSGTVKIIFQPAEESPGGAKPMIEAGVLKNPDVDAIIGLHLWNNLPLGTVGVRAGALMAAVESFNCTILGKGGHGALPHQTVDSVVVAAQIVNALQTIVARNVNPLDSAVVTVGELHAGTKGNVIADTARMSATVRYFNPSLKGFFNQRVEQIIAGICQSHGASYDLEYRPFYPPVINDMKMAELVRTVAEEVVETPLGIVPECQTMAGEDMSFFLQEVPGCYFFLGSANPEKDLAYPHHHPRFDFDETALGMGVEIFVRCVEKFFS, encoded by the coding sequence TTGGTAGAGTGGCGGCGGCGATTGCATCAACAACCAGAGTTGGGTTTTCAAGAAAAACTGACGGCTGAGTTTGTCTCACAAAAGCTGCAAGAATGGGGAATTGAGCATCAAACTGGCATTGCCCAAACTGGCATTGTTGCCACCATCAAAGGCAATCAACCCCCCACTCCCCAAGTTTTAGCGATTCGGGCAGATATGGATGCTTTGCCAATCCAAGAACTCAACGAAGTGCCCTATAAATCGCAGCATGATGGAGTAATGCACGCTTGTGGACATGATGGACATACTGCGATCGCATTAGGTACAGCTTATTATCTCCAGCAGCATCGCCAAGACTTCTCCGGTACAGTAAAAATTATCTTTCAGCCAGCCGAAGAATCACCAGGAGGCGCAAAGCCGATGATTGAAGCTGGAGTGCTGAAAAATCCTGATGTTGACGCAATTATTGGTTTGCACTTGTGGAATAATTTACCCTTGGGAACAGTGGGTGTACGGGCTGGGGCGTTGATGGCAGCTGTAGAGTCTTTTAATTGCACAATTTTGGGCAAAGGTGGACACGGCGCACTACCCCATCAAACAGTGGATTCTGTTGTAGTTGCTGCCCAAATTGTAAATGCCTTGCAAACCATTGTCGCCCGGAACGTTAATCCCCTTGATTCAGCAGTGGTGACAGTGGGCGAACTTCATGCTGGAACTAAGGGAAATGTGATTGCTGATACAGCGAGAATGAGTGCCACTGTCAGGTATTTTAATCCTAGCTTGAAAGGCTTTTTTAACCAGCGTGTCGAACAGATTATTGCTGGAATTTGTCAAAGTCATGGTGCGAGTTATGACTTAGAATATCGGCCATTTTATCCACCAGTCATTAATGATATGAAGATGGCAGAATTGGTGCGAACTGTAGCAGAAGAAGTGGTAGAAACCCCATTGGGTATTGTGCCAGAATGTCAAACTATGGCTGGCGAAGATATGTCATTCTTCTTGCAAGAGGTTCCTGGTTGCTATTTCTTTTTAGGTTCTGCGAATCCAGAGAAAGACTTGGCGTATCCCCATCATCATCCTCGGTTTGATTTTGACGAAACCGCCTTGGGAATGGGTGTGGAAATATTTGTTAGATGCGTAGAGAAATTTTTTAGTTGA
- a CDS encoding acetyl ornithine aminotransferase family protein, whose protein sequence is MLSIPINLNLPRTPRIVTSLPGPRAQAIVQRDRAVTSPSYTRDYPLVVSRGQGCMIEDVDGNVFLDMTAGIAVTATGHAHPEVVKAIQEQSERLLHMSGTDFYYEPMVELAEQLAIRAPFPQPQSSTGFPAKVFFTNSGAESNEGAIKLARYYTKRSLIVAFLGAFHGRTYGAMSLTGSKAVQRTNFGPLVPGVTHIPYGTHASLDYLEQQLFCTILPPQEVAAIIVEAIQGEGGYIVPEDGFLERIRDICDRHGILMVVDEVQAGMGRTGRLFAIDHWGVMPDIITTAKGIASGLPLGAILARPELMTWPPGSHATTFGGNPVACAAAIATLRLLESGLMSNASQMGELLQVSLTELHQKFPRLSPPRGKGLMVAVDLLDQQGNLDYKLRDRIIQEAFLRGLLLLGCGKAAIRFCPPLVIDSDQIQIALQIISEILSS, encoded by the coding sequence ATGTTAAGTATCCCTATTAACTTAAATTTACCTCGTACACCCCGTATAGTAACTTCTTTGCCTGGCCCTCGCGCTCAAGCAATTGTACAACGCGATCGCGCCGTAACTTCTCCTTCTTACACCCGCGATTACCCATTAGTTGTATCTCGCGGTCAAGGCTGCATGATAGAAGATGTGGATGGCAATGTATTTCTGGATATGACCGCAGGTATTGCAGTTACCGCCACCGGACACGCGCACCCGGAAGTCGTCAAAGCAATTCAAGAACAGTCTGAACGTCTGCTGCACATGTCAGGGACGGATTTTTATTATGAACCAATGGTGGAACTAGCGGAACAATTAGCCATTCGCGCCCCATTTCCGCAGCCACAGAGTAGTACTGGGTTTCCTGCAAAAGTATTTTTCACCAATTCCGGGGCAGAATCTAACGAAGGAGCCATTAAACTAGCTAGATATTACACCAAGCGATCGCTAATTGTAGCCTTCTTAGGGGCATTTCACGGACGTACTTATGGGGCAATGTCTCTGACTGGTTCTAAAGCAGTGCAGCGAACGAACTTTGGGCCTTTAGTTCCTGGAGTAACTCATATTCCTTATGGGACTCACGCTAGCTTAGATTATCTAGAACAACAGTTATTTTGCACAATTTTACCACCGCAAGAAGTAGCGGCGATCATAGTCGAAGCGATTCAGGGAGAAGGTGGGTATATCGTCCCCGAAGATGGTTTTTTGGAGAGGATTCGGGATATTTGCGATCGCCACGGTATTCTGATGGTAGTGGATGAAGTGCAAGCAGGAATGGGGCGGACTGGTCGCTTATTTGCGATCGACCATTGGGGTGTGATGCCTGATATCATTACTACTGCCAAAGGTATCGCCAGTGGTCTGCCATTAGGAGCGATACTTGCCAGACCAGAGTTGATGACTTGGCCTCCTGGTTCTCACGCTACCACATTTGGCGGTAATCCCGTAGCTTGTGCTGCTGCTATTGCCACACTGCGACTGCTAGAAAGTGGTTTGATGAGCAACGCTAGCCAAATGGGAGAATTATTACAAGTTAGTCTTACCGAGTTGCATCAAAAATTTCCTAGACTATCGCCGCCACGAGGTAAGGGATTGATGGTTGCGGTGGATTTATTAGATCAACAGGGTAATCTTGATTATAAATTGCGCGATCGCATTATCCAAGAAGCTTTTTTACGTGGTTTATTATTGCTAGGTTGCGGTAAAGCAGCAATTCGTTTCTGTCCGCCTTTAGTTATCGACAGCGACCAAATTCAAATAGCCCTTCAGATTATCAGCGAAATTTTAAGTTCTTAA